One segment of Acidobacteriota bacterium DNA contains the following:
- a CDS encoding HAD-IB family phosphatase, whose product MTNLKPAQSTFIASVLQLKPKVAAFDCDGTLWSGDAGESFFRWSMERGMVSEDIASWARARHADYKEGLVDEDIMCGEMCTMYRGLREEALQNATDEFFEIGIAPGIFPEMRELVLRLRAAGTDVWAVSSSNHWIIRSAMRGFGIPSDRILAAEAIVKDGVIKDDLVRVPSGPGKPDALREVLPSPPDCAFGNSVWDREMLEMVEHPFAINPNARLQEIAEGKSWPIYQPNHK is encoded by the coding sequence ATGACAAATCTCAAACCCGCACAGTCCACATTCATCGCGAGCGTTCTCCAACTCAAGCCCAAAGTCGCGGCCTTCGATTGCGATGGTACCCTCTGGTCCGGCGATGCCGGCGAAAGCTTCTTCCGCTGGTCGATGGAGCGAGGCATGGTGTCGGAAGACATCGCCAGCTGGGCACGTGCGCGTCACGCCGACTACAAGGAAGGTCTGGTGGACGAGGACATCATGTGCGGCGAGATGTGCACGATGTACCGCGGGCTGCGCGAAGAAGCACTCCAGAACGCGACCGACGAATTTTTCGAGATTGGAATTGCCCCAGGCATTTTTCCCGAAATGCGCGAACTCGTTCTGCGCCTGCGCGCCGCCGGGACCGATGTGTGGGCCGTGTCTTCCTCCAACCACTGGATCATCCGTTCCGCCATGCGCGGATTCGGGATTCCTTCAGACCGGATTCTCGCCGCCGAAGCCATCGTCAAGGATGGAGTGATCAAAGACGACCTCGTCCGCGTTCCCAGCGGCCCTGGCAAGCCGGACGCCCTTCGCGAAGTTCTGCCATCGCCGCCGGATTGCGCCTTCGGCAATTCCGTCTGGGATCGCGAAATGCTGGAAATGGTGGAGCACCCCTTCGCGATCAACCCGAACGCCAGACTGCAGGAGATCGCCGAAGGGAAATCCTGGCCGATCTACCAGCCAAATCACAAGTAG
- a CDS encoding iron-sulfur cluster assembly scaffold protein: MYSPELLDHFQNPRNAGDVESPDAAAELGNPACGDVLRLTIKVLDGRILDIRFRAKGCVAAMACGSAVTELVRGRTIEEGRELRRDELVNAVGGLPQASEHASHLAIDTLRVLLGKIVDPSERE, from the coding sequence GTGTACTCGCCAGAGCTGCTGGACCATTTTCAGAATCCGCGAAACGCCGGCGATGTCGAATCGCCCGATGCTGCGGCGGAGCTGGGCAATCCGGCATGCGGAGACGTCCTCAGACTTACGATCAAGGTGCTGGACGGACGGATTTTAGATATTCGCTTTCGCGCCAAGGGATGTGTCGCGGCGATGGCGTGCGGCTCGGCGGTCACGGAGTTAGTGCGCGGACGAACGATCGAGGAAGGGCGTGAGCTTCGGCGAGACGAGTTGGTGAATGCGGTGGGCGGTCTGCCGCAGGCGTCGGAGCATGCGAGTCATCTGGCAATCGATACGTTGCGGGTGCTGCTGGGAAAAATTGTAGATCCCTCCGAGAGGGAGTGA
- a CDS encoding ABC transporter substrate-binding protein has translation MPASPGPQRIACLQPSATVILALLGELDRVVACTKYCADVVFEVRHSERRIIADSWTSKADEILAAAPDLVIAAVPYQQAAVAEILKAGGRFLGLAPTTLADIYMDIAVIAGVVNAGERGAQLIAEMQMAIEGVRSRAASLPRKRVYCEEWGKPLITSQPWVAELIAAAGGEFVGEPGKQLLPESVLEEDPEVVIAAWCGAGARVPLEKIIRDRGWAITRAARTAQVYCISDELLNTPAPTLIQGLHAMAAAIHPETFATAPGLRSILEAAPAISSADQPVA, from the coding sequence ATGCCCGCCTCGCCCGGACCGCAGCGCATCGCCTGTCTGCAACCAAGCGCGACCGTTATCCTCGCCCTCCTCGGAGAGCTCGACCGCGTCGTCGCCTGCACCAAATACTGCGCCGACGTCGTCTTCGAAGTGCGTCACAGCGAACGGCGAATCATCGCCGACTCCTGGACTTCCAAGGCCGACGAGATTCTCGCCGCCGCACCCGACCTCGTCATCGCAGCGGTCCCCTACCAGCAGGCTGCTGTCGCCGAAATCCTCAAAGCTGGCGGTCGATTTCTGGGATTAGCTCCAACTACCCTCGCTGATATCTACATGGACATCGCCGTGATCGCAGGCGTTGTGAATGCTGGCGAGCGCGGCGCTCAACTCATCGCGGAAATGCAGATGGCCATCGAAGGGGTTCGCAGTCGCGCAGCCAGCTTGCCGCGGAAGCGCGTCTACTGCGAGGAATGGGGCAAGCCTTTGATCACTTCGCAACCATGGGTCGCGGAACTGATCGCAGCCGCCGGCGGCGAATTCGTGGGCGAACCGGGCAAGCAATTACTCCCTGAATCCGTGCTGGAAGAAGATCCGGAGGTAGTTATCGCCGCCTGGTGTGGCGCTGGCGCGCGGGTCCCGCTCGAGAAGATCATCCGCGATCGAGGCTGGGCAATCACCCGTGCCGCGCGCACTGCGCAGGTCTATTGCATTTCCGACGAACTCCTGAACACGCCCGCTCCGACCTTGATTCAGGGTCTGCATGCAATGGCTGCAGCAATTCACCCGGAAACTTTCGCCACCGCGCCGGGGTTACGGTCGATTCTGGAAGCGGCACCTGCAATTTCTTCCGCCGATCAACCGGTGGCGTAG
- a CDS encoding GAF domain-containing protein, producing the protein MSSTSHAPKIAEVRQDIDRLKSSAPTADQLMEGITRLLHEKMLKYNWVGFYLLEHADDSPMLVLGHFQGAMTPHTRIPLNQGICGAAASSGKTVVIDDVSSDSRYLACSLETKSEIVVPVFVHGKVAGELDIDSHFPAAFGKEDRELVEYCAELVGQRLEQK; encoded by the coding sequence ATGTCCTCGACCTCCCACGCGCCCAAAATCGCGGAAGTGCGCCAGGATATCGATCGCCTGAAGTCTAGCGCGCCCACCGCCGACCAATTGATGGAAGGGATCACGCGTCTTCTCCACGAAAAAATGTTGAAGTACAACTGGGTGGGCTTCTATCTGCTGGAGCACGCGGATGATTCGCCGATGCTAGTGTTGGGACATTTTCAAGGCGCCATGACCCCGCACACCCGGATTCCGCTGAACCAGGGAATTTGCGGAGCAGCCGCCTCGTCCGGAAAAACCGTAGTGATCGATGACGTCAGCAGCGATTCCCGCTATCTCGCCTGTTCACTCGAAACCAAATCCGAGATTGTCGTCCCAGTTTTCGTGCACGGAAAAGTGGCGGGAGAACTGGATATTGACAGTCATTTTCCCGCAGCCTTCGGCAAAGAAGATCGTGAGCTAGTCGAATACTGCGCCGAGTTGGTCGGCCAGCGCCTCGAACAAAAGTAA
- a CDS encoding (deoxy)nucleoside triphosphate pyrophosphohydrolase has translation MKRVVAALILKDDKILACQRTRHQVMPLKWEFPGGKIEEGEQPRDAMRRELEEELGIEATVGDEVARLVHEYPGGGSVELRFYVVRSYKGELENRIFREIRWVDRSELTALDFLEADLSLVRDLAAGKLV, from the coding sequence ATGAAACGCGTAGTTGCCGCCCTCATCCTGAAAGACGACAAGATCCTGGCCTGCCAGCGGACTCGTCACCAGGTCATGCCCCTGAAGTGGGAATTCCCTGGAGGCAAGATCGAAGAGGGAGAACAACCGCGCGATGCCATGCGCCGCGAACTGGAAGAAGAACTGGGAATTGAGGCTACTGTCGGCGACGAAGTTGCCCGCCTTGTTCACGAATATCCGGGTGGTGGATCGGTCGAGCTTCGTTTCTATGTCGTACGCAGCTACAAAGGCGAACTCGAAAACCGTATCTTCCGCGAGATCCGCTGGGTCGATCGCAGCGAACTCACCGCCCTCGATTTTCTGGAAGCCGACCTGAGCCTGGTAAGAGATCTAGCCGCTGGCAAACTCGTATAG
- a CDS encoding divalent metal cation transporter: protein MRFLKRWKIQILLFFSVVGPGFITANVDNDAGGILTYSQAGAQYGHTLLWTMIPITIALIVVQEMCARMGAVTGKGLSDLIREEYGLRITFLMMIGILICNFGNVVTEFAGIAASMELFGVSRYISVPICAVIVWLIVVKGQYKSVEKVFLAASFFYLTYIFAGVLAKPAWLEAITATVTPPHLAAFKQESYLYLVIGLVGTTIAPWMQFYLQASVVEKGITKRQYKASQLDVIVGCIFTDVVAWFIVVACAATLYVHGIRNIRDAADAAAALRPLAGQYASILFALGLFNASLFAASILPLSTAYTVCEGLGFESGVGMKFSEAPAFYWLYTGLIVAGGAVILIPGLPLVKISVLSQVVNGGVLPFVLIFMLLLINNKEIMEEQVNTRTFNVIAWGTTVIMIAMTMVLVWNTLRGGAG from the coding sequence ATGCGATTTCTGAAACGTTGGAAGATCCAGATCCTGCTGTTTTTTTCGGTGGTAGGACCGGGGTTTATTACCGCGAATGTCGACAACGATGCCGGCGGCATCCTGACGTATTCGCAGGCCGGTGCGCAGTACGGCCACACGTTGCTCTGGACGATGATTCCCATCACGATCGCCCTGATCGTGGTGCAGGAAATGTGCGCGCGCATGGGAGCCGTTACCGGCAAGGGACTGAGCGACCTGATCCGCGAGGAATATGGGTTGCGGATTACGTTTCTGATGATGATCGGAATTCTGATCTGCAATTTTGGAAACGTAGTCACGGAATTCGCGGGCATCGCGGCCAGCATGGAACTGTTCGGCGTCTCCCGCTATATTTCAGTTCCGATCTGCGCGGTGATCGTATGGCTGATCGTGGTCAAGGGGCAGTACAAATCGGTTGAAAAAGTTTTTCTAGCCGCGAGTTTCTTTTATCTCACCTACATTTTTGCCGGCGTGTTGGCGAAACCGGCATGGCTGGAAGCGATTACGGCTACGGTGACGCCTCCGCACCTGGCGGCGTTCAAGCAGGAATCGTATCTCTACCTCGTGATCGGATTGGTAGGGACGACGATCGCTCCCTGGATGCAGTTCTATCTGCAAGCATCGGTGGTGGAGAAGGGCATCACGAAGCGGCAATACAAGGCGTCACAACTGGATGTCATCGTGGGCTGTATTTTTACGGACGTGGTGGCATGGTTCATCGTTGTGGCCTGCGCGGCTACGCTTTACGTGCACGGCATTCGCAATATTCGAGACGCAGCCGATGCGGCAGCGGCTCTGCGTCCGCTGGCGGGACAATATGCTTCCATCCTGTTTGCCCTGGGACTTTTCAACGCGTCGCTCTTTGCGGCGTCCATCCTTCCACTTTCGACGGCGTACACGGTTTGCGAGGGATTGGGATTTGAGTCGGGGGTCGGCATGAAATTTTCCGAGGCGCCGGCTTTCTACTGGTTGTATACAGGCCTCATCGTCGCGGGCGGCGCGGTGATTCTGATCCCAGGATTGCCGCTGGTGAAAATCTCGGTGCTGTCGCAAGTGGTGAATGGCGGCGTACTGCCCTTTGTGCTCATCTTCATGCTGCTGCTCATCAACAATAAAGAAATCATGGAAGAGCAGGTCAATACGCGGACGTTTAACGTTATCGCATGGGGGACGACGGTCATCATGATCGCGATGACGATGGTGTTGGTTTGGAATACGCTGCGGGGCGGGGCGGGATAA
- a CDS encoding magnesium transporter, which translates to MSTLSLSELLGLTVHDCSGNTVGRVREAALLPQEDRSRVSALIVKTRSGSHTLPCGSISMINGVVRSSTLLADWHPWTGAEGQFLLSRDLLDQQVIDVHGRKVVRVNDVDFYQETAQNKLVLKIEGVDVGARGAIRRLLKGVIPYAALRVLLLRIPPREIPWEFVDLIETDPARRVKLKISHDRLAKLHPADIADIVEELAPNEREAVFETLDEEVAAGALEELEPKFQKSVVESLDSDRAADIVEEMEPDAAADLLADLSDDRTEEILVQMQPEERQEVTDLLEFGEHTAAGRMTTEYIALAAGATAHEAIEAMRSFDGRMESMSTVFLIDSHGTLIGTVPLAKIALAKLETPLLALHQEPLIYSKADAKEKEFAELFDKYNLLTLPVVDSHSRLVGVITPDDVINMLRAKL; encoded by the coding sequence ATGAGCACTTTGTCCCTGAGCGAATTGTTGGGCTTGACGGTGCATGACTGCAGCGGCAACACCGTGGGACGGGTGCGCGAAGCCGCATTGCTGCCGCAGGAAGATCGCTCTCGCGTTTCCGCGCTGATCGTGAAAACCCGTTCGGGAAGCCACACGCTGCCGTGCGGTTCGATTTCCATGATCAACGGAGTCGTTCGCTCGTCCACGCTACTGGCGGACTGGCATCCCTGGACGGGTGCGGAGGGACAATTCCTGCTGAGCCGCGATCTGCTCGATCAGCAAGTAATCGATGTTCACGGGCGCAAAGTGGTGCGCGTGAATGACGTCGATTTCTACCAGGAGACGGCGCAGAACAAGCTCGTCCTGAAGATTGAAGGGGTCGATGTGGGCGCGCGCGGGGCAATTCGGCGCCTGCTGAAAGGCGTCATTCCGTACGCGGCCCTGCGCGTGTTGTTGCTGCGTATCCCGCCGCGGGAGATCCCCTGGGAATTCGTGGACCTGATCGAAACGGATCCGGCCCGCCGGGTGAAACTGAAAATCTCTCATGACCGCCTGGCCAAGCTGCATCCGGCGGACATCGCGGACATTGTCGAAGAACTGGCTCCGAACGAGCGGGAGGCCGTGTTCGAGACGCTGGACGAAGAAGTAGCGGCGGGCGCGCTGGAAGAACTGGAGCCAAAATTCCAGAAGTCGGTGGTGGAGTCTCTCGATTCAGATCGCGCGGCTGACATCGTCGAGGAAATGGAGCCGGACGCGGCCGCCGACTTGCTGGCCGATCTGTCGGACGATCGCACAGAAGAAATCCTGGTGCAGATGCAGCCCGAGGAGCGCCAGGAAGTTACCGACCTCCTCGAATTTGGAGAACATACGGCGGCTGGCCGTATGACTACGGAATACATTGCATTGGCGGCCGGAGCTACTGCTCATGAAGCGATCGAGGCCATGCGCAGCTTCGACGGCCGCATGGAGAGCATGAGCACCGTGTTTCTCATCGACTCGCACGGAACCTTGATCGGAACCGTGCCGCTCGCAAAAATTGCGCTGGCAAAGCTGGAGACTCCGCTGCTGGCGCTGCATCAAGAGCCGCTGATCTATTCGAAGGCCGACGCCAAGGAAAAGGAATTCGCGGAATTGTTTGACAAGTACAACCTGCTGACGCTGCCGGTTGTAGATAGTCATAGCCGCCTGGTCGGCGTGATCACGCCCGACGACGTCATTAACATGCTGCGCGCCAAGCTGTAA
- a CDS encoding ATP-binding protein — protein MSGNHVSYTLDSTLETVNSAEETAGRMAAEAGFGDEDVMKISMAVREAAVNAVMHGNAYNPSKKVTLAFELTPRDLVIVIRDQGPGLDASKIPDPLAPENLMKTSGRGIFLIRSFMDVVEIHPSQSGTELKMIKHVHGSPADSKEASQ, from the coding sequence ATGTCTGGAAATCACGTCTCCTATACGCTGGACTCTACGCTGGAGACAGTGAATAGTGCGGAAGAAACTGCCGGACGGATGGCCGCCGAAGCGGGTTTCGGCGACGAAGACGTCATGAAGATTTCCATGGCCGTGCGCGAGGCCGCCGTCAATGCGGTCATGCATGGCAACGCTTACAATCCCAGCAAGAAAGTGACTTTGGCATTTGAACTCACGCCGCGCGACCTGGTTATTGTGATTCGCGATCAGGGGCCGGGACTCGATGCCAGCAAGATTCCGGATCCGTTAGCGCCGGAAAATTTGATGAAAACATCAGGACGCGGCATTTTCCTGATACGCTCTTTTATGGATGTGGTGGAGATCCACCCGTCCCAATCGGGCACAGAACTTAAAATGATCAAGCATGTCCACGGTTCCCCCGCGGACTCCAAGGAGGCTTCCCAGTGA
- a CDS encoding STAS domain-containing protein, translated as MTMKSSTRQVDGVTIVDLSGRITLGEGSVVLRDTVRDLLSKGHKKILLNLGDVNYIDSSGIGELVSAFTTSKNQGGELKLLNLTKKVHDLLQITKLYTVFDVKDDEASAVKAFGK; from the coding sequence GTGACCATGAAGTCCAGTACTCGTCAGGTGGATGGTGTGACCATCGTCGACCTTAGCGGCCGCATTACTCTCGGCGAAGGCAGTGTGGTGCTTCGCGATACGGTTCGCGATTTGCTCTCAAAGGGCCACAAGAAGATTCTGCTGAACCTCGGCGACGTCAACTACATCGACAGCTCCGGCATCGGCGAATTGGTCAGCGCGTTCACGACCTCCAAGAACCAGGGCGGCGAACTCAAACTGCTGAACCTGACCAAGAAAGTTCACGACCTGCTGCAGATCACCAAGCTGTACACCGTCTTCGACGTGAAAGACGACGAAGCATCAGCTGTGAAAGCGTTCGGCAAGTAG
- a CDS encoding nuclear transport factor 2 family protein codes for MKRTAILILIIANAMLMNVSAFAASENTCANPTIDREIRQGAVSWKNGYNDGEAAKVADLYTEDATYLTQHFVTGIVQGRPKIQAYVQRGVDAKYHIDSIEVLSTGCSGKMAYAITRYESTNGGQKAFGVNILVLKKTGKKWLIVAHESAVPDPATAIQSLESPTHK; via the coding sequence ATGAAACGAACCGCGATTCTGATCCTCATCATCGCTAACGCAATGCTGATGAACGTCTCCGCATTCGCTGCTTCGGAGAACACTTGTGCGAATCCCACCATCGACCGAGAAATCCGGCAAGGCGCCGTGTCCTGGAAGAACGGTTACAACGATGGCGAAGCCGCAAAAGTAGCGGATCTGTATACGGAAGACGCAACCTATCTGACGCAACACTTCGTGACGGGAATTGTGCAAGGACGTCCAAAGATTCAAGCCTACGTGCAACGCGGCGTCGATGCCAAATACCACATCGACTCGATCGAAGTGCTTTCCACTGGCTGTTCCGGAAAGATGGCCTATGCGATCACGCGATATGAGTCGACCAACGGTGGCCAGAAGGCATTCGGCGTAAATATCCTCGTGCTCAAGAAGACTGGGAAGAAATGGCTGATTGTGGCGCATGAATCGGCTGTTCCAGATCCGGCGACTGCGATCCAGAGTTTGGAGAGTCCGACACACAAGTAA